CCAGGCCAcgaatagttgagaagcagcgtggcctaatggatagatcatgggcctggattctaattccagctccaccgcttgcctgataggtgaccatgggcaaatcacttcacttttctgtgcctcaattccctcatctggaaaatggggattaataataataataataataataataatgttggtatttgttaagcgcttactatgtgccgagcactgttctaaacgctggggtagacacaggggaatcaggttgtcccacgtggggctcacagtcttaatccccattttacagatgaggcgactgaggcaccgagaagtgaagtgacttgcccaaagtcacccagctgacaagtggccgagccgggattcgaacccatgacctctgactccaaagcccgggctctttccactgagccacgctgcttctctaagactgtaagccccatgtgggacatggactgggtcaaaCTTgacaaacttgtacctaccccagtatttggtagagtgcccggtacacagtaaTGCCTTTAACCattaccaaaagaaaaaagaaaaggcagtCACTCTCCAGGAAGGGACGGGGGCTCAGCTAAGAAGAGCAAACCCAAGCCTCACTGTGCCATCCGCCCCTGTGCCCACACCTACCCAGGGAACGCCGCCCCTCTCAGCGATGTCAGGGTTGCGACCTCGAAGCCTAGGAGAATTCTTAGCTGGGGGATGGCGGTTGGGCAAAAAAAAGGGGGTTTCCTCTGCAGCCGACATCTAGGAGCccggaggacttgggccaggaggACCTGAGCCAGGGGTGACTGACCCCTTCCAGGGCAGGGTGTGGGGTACAGGGGGCGGGAGGGTCTCTCTGCCTTGCCACTCGCCACCAACGCTGAGCGACAGAAGGAGGCCTGGCGCCCAAGGGAAAGGCTCttcctgagaggaggaggaaggggaggaagggaagagagagaaggggattcTTTGGGCTGAGGGGTGAAACAGAACCTTCTAGGGGATGGGAGTCTTCTGTCAGTTACCGGATTTGGAATGCTTAAGGAGGCGGGGTGGGCCAACTTCTCCAGTAAGCCTTCTCCAATTCTTTCCACCCTCTCCAGCTCACCACGCGGGGCAGAAGGGGATTCACCGAAGCCCAGAAGCCATTCCCGGGCCCCTTCCCCGAAAAGGACCTTGGGCTGCTGTTCTGGAAGAGAACGGGACCATACTGGGGTGGGACTGAGATGGTGGGGGAGGCTGACAGGAGCTGGAGatgggggtcctgggggaggggtgTGAGAGTAAGagtcaggggcagggaaggaagggggcaaggacaGAAGTCAGCGAGGGAGAGAGTGGTGAAGGCAGGCCCTATTTGAGGGTGCGGAAGGTGAGGAGCGGGTGCGAGTCCGGCATGAGGACGAAGTGGTACACAGTCTTGAGGTCTTCTCGGGACACCGTCTCCACCTGGAAGTTCTTCAGGATCTAGAACCGAGGTTCCCAGCTTGAGTCCCGTCATCCTCTCCCCTGTCCGTCAGCCCCTCCGCTCCCCTGTCCTTCGGCCTCTCCGCTCACCTGTCAGTCAGCCTCTCGACTCGCCTGGGGGTCAACCTCCCAGGTCTCCTGTCAATCAGCCTCCCGGCTCTCCCGTCAGTCGCCCCCTTCCTAGACTCCACCCGTTGCCCAGTCCCCTCCcgaatcccacctccttccttgGCTTGGCCCTCTGCCCGGTCCTATTCCTTCCAagaccccatctcttcccccttcccagtctgggccattcccagccctgccccgttcccaggcccggcccctcacGGCCGCCCCACCACCGGCTCCTCACGTGGCGCAGGAAGAGCACCATCTCCGACTCGGCGAACCGGCGTCCGATGCACTGCCGTAAGCCGAAGCCAAAGTTCAGGGAGCGGAAGTTGTTGTCCTTGCCCTGCCAGCGCCGTGGATCGAAGCGCTCCGGGCAGGCAAACACCGCCGGACTGCGGCCCATGGGGTACAGTGCCACGTTGCACAGCGTCTGTGCGGAGGTGGGGGAGGTCTCTGTGTGTGTCCACCTCCCTCTCTTTGCCCTCTTTGCAGGCCCCAAAGGGTGCTCGGGAGGGACCGGGGAATGtgggctgggaagtggggggtTTGAAcccgggagaggggcagggggaagagggtgaggggtTAGAAcaggggagggtctgggggctGGGATGTCGCAGAGTTAGAACCGAGGAGCGGGACAGTGGCAGAGGCCTGGGATGGGGTCTCACTCCAGCTGGGACGTTGTAATTCTGCAGCACGGTGTTCTTGGATAGGTAACGCTGCACCATGATGCCGACGGGATACAGCCTGGGGGGACGGGGCTGGCTGGTCacttcctgcccccctccccccgacataCTCAGCCCTCCCCaggacccccaacccctccccgtccccccacagCCCCTCCCGGAGCAGCCCAGCTCCCACTCGAGACCCATCCCTCCGGGttgccttccccttcccagccctttgccccctcttacccccTCCTCGGCCCGACTTCCTCACCTCCCCGCCCCTGCagcaccccccccgcccctgcagcaccccccccaaccctcaccctgCTCACCGCAGCGTCTCCTTGATGGCCCCCCGGACGAGGGGGAGAGCATTGATCAGCTCCAAGAGGTCGCCGTTGGCGCCAATCCCAGCTTCCTCCGCCGCCAAGACCTCCTCCCTGAGGGTCACCTGCACCTCGGGGTTGCGGGCCAGCTCAAACAGCAGGAACAGCAACGGGTACGCCGTCTAcaacggggagaggggagggagggcatcaaGAGGTGGACCAAGGGGAtagatgggggaggcgggatgggggcgggagggctaGAGGGTCAGGGGTTGCAGCATCAGAGGCCACAAGGTCAGAAGTCCAAGACGGAGTCGGGAGTCCCGGGGTGGGATCAGAGGCGACGAGATCTGAACTCAAGGACAGGGGTCGGGAGGCCTAGGTGGGGTGAGgagtctccccgcttctagattgtgagcccggtgtgggcagggatcgtctctctttgttgctgaattgtactttctaagcacttaatacagtgctctgcacacagtaagagcccagtaaatacgagcgaatgaataaAGAGGGGTCAGGCGTCCAGGCGGGAGGGCCAGGAGGGGATGCAGGGGACCGTCTggccagaggagaggggaaaggaaagaaggagaggctGACCGTATCCACGCTGCCAGCCGTGAGTTCCGTCATGTTGGCCTTGATGGACTCCAGCGAGAGGTCGGCCTTGATCAGCAGCTCGGCCATGATGCCCGTATAGCGAAGAGGGCGGCCCAGGCAGAGCTCCTGGTAGATGTTCTGCATGCATTTATCGGCTGCGGTGGGGACGGCGCGAGCGGCCGCAGGTCACGCCGGGCCTGCCCGTTgctccccctacccacccccgcccccggaccgccTCCCTCGGTTCTCCCCCGGCCCTGCCGACCGTGCTCGAAGATGTAGTCCCAGGAAAGCAGGTGCTGCTCCCAGATGCGGGGGTAGAGGAGGCGGGCCAGGACGGGAGGTAGGTAGAGCAGGGGCAGCGTGGTCTCCAGCATGCGGCCCAGGGCCTTGATGAACTTCAGACCCTCCGGCTGGGGATTTGGTCCCAGCAGCCCTAGCCTCTCCCCGTACAGGGCGAAGGTGCTCGCTGCGGCGGCAACGTGGGGGAACGTCAGCCCCGACGccagtcccctcccccggcctctccgcctcccacccccagccggcCGTTACCCTCCACGGTGAAGCAGAAGAGGTCCTGCTGGATGGAGACGGTGATGGAGCCGCGAGGGTTGTGCTGCAGCCGGCTCTGAAGAAGTCGGCTGAAGTCCTGGGCCACGGTGTCCAGCAGGGGCAGGTACTGACGCACCCCGGCCGGGGAGATGATGTCCTGGTTCAGCATCTTCCGGCTCAATCGCCAATCCTGGCCGTtcctgggggggccggggaggagctcAGCTGCAGGGGGCCTGTATCTccaccctcccgtccccccaccgACTCGCTCCTCAACCTGTCCGTCCTCAggccagggtccgtgtccaaGGCCGGCTGCGGATGTCGCCCGCCCTGAGGCAGGATAGAACTGGCCCGCACCCACCGCACCAACTCCGTGGGACGTCCGACGCAACATTTTGAGGAAGTCCGTTCTGAATgggtttttattttcttctttttttcatcTTATTTTCATCTTATTTCAGTTCTAAGACCTGggctgggtacaagctaatcaggttggcacagtcc
The Ornithorhynchus anatinus isolate Pmale09 chromosome 4, mOrnAna1.pri.v4, whole genome shotgun sequence genome window above contains:
- the LOC100082065 gene encoding cytochrome P450 11B, mitochondrial-like; its protein translation is MLEGLRRSARGGAGWAPALLRGLTTQVLQEGAVREVAGAPQVGALPFDAIPQSPGNSWIKVLKLWRGNGLETFHYQQEKLFQQLGPIYREKLGKMTSVNVMLPEDALRLFQVEGTHPRRMTVVPWLAHRLTRRHKCGLFLLNGQDWRLSRKMLNQDIISPAGVRQYLPLLDTVAQDFSRLLQSRLQHNPRGSITVSIQQDLFCFTVEASTFALYGERLGLLGPNPQPEGLKFIKALGRMLETTLPLLYLPPVLARLLYPRIWEQHLLSWDYIFEHADKCMQNIYQELCLGRPLRYTGIMAELLIKADLSLESIKANMTELTAGSVDTTAYPLLFLLFELARNPEVQVTLREEVLAAEEAGIGANGDLLELINALPLVRGAIKETLRLYPVGIMVQRYLSKNTVLQNYNVPAGTLCNVALYPMGRSPAVFACPERFDPRRWQGKDNNFRSLNFGFGLRQCIGRRFAESEMVLFLRHILKNFQVETVSREDLKTVYHFVLMPDSHPLLTFRTLK